One Flavobacterium sp. 90 DNA segment encodes these proteins:
- a CDS encoding glutathione peroxidase, with the protein MKKIAFIACSVVFFLSSQLQAQTSKTKVSKTDKAMTKETIYQFKVTDLSGDPFDFASLKGKKILIVNTASKCGLTPQYKDLEAVYKEYKDKGFVIVGFPANNFASQEPGTNKEIETFCQQNYGVTFPMMDKVSVKGDDMCDVYKFLTQKSKNGLQDSEVEWNFQKYLINEKGELVKVIKPKTLVTEPEVIKWIKS; encoded by the coding sequence ATGAAAAAAATAGCATTTATAGCTTGTAGCGTGGTCTTTTTCCTGAGTTCTCAACTTCAGGCACAAACAAGTAAAACTAAAGTATCTAAAACAGATAAAGCAATGACAAAAGAAACAATCTATCAGTTTAAAGTAACAGATTTGTCAGGAGATCCATTTGATTTTGCCTCTTTGAAAGGAAAGAAAATTTTGATCGTTAATACCGCTTCAAAATGCGGATTAACGCCTCAGTACAAAGATCTTGAAGCTGTTTATAAAGAATACAAAGACAAAGGTTTTGTAATTGTAGGTTTCCCGGCAAATAATTTTGCTTCTCAGGAACCAGGAACAAACAAAGAAATTGAAACATTTTGCCAACAAAATTACGGTGTTACTTTTCCAATGATGGACAAAGTTTCTGTAAAAGGAGACGATATGTGCGACGTTTACAAATTCCTTACTCAAAAATCTAAAAATGGTTTACAAGATTCAGAAGTAGAGTGGAATTTTCAAAAATACTTAATCAACGAAAAAGGAGAATTAGTTAAAGTAATTAAACCTAAAACCTTAGTTACAGAACCAGAAGTTATAAAATGGATTAAAAGCTAA
- a CDS encoding GNAT family N-acetyltransferase — MSLNLRPATTNDLEKILEIVNHSILHTTANYSYEVQTLDVQTKWFEDKKAKNLPIIVADLDGEVVGFGSYGQFREKIGYQYTVEHSVYVVDNVIGKGIGSKLLTELIRLAKEQGFHVMIGAIDADNAGSIAFHEKFGFVATGTIREVGYKFDHWLDLVFMQLILV; from the coding sequence ATGAGCCTTAACCTAAGACCTGCAACCACAAACGACCTCGAAAAAATTCTCGAAATTGTAAATCATTCTATTTTGCATACTACAGCAAACTATAGTTATGAAGTTCAAACTCTTGATGTTCAGACAAAATGGTTTGAAGACAAAAAAGCTAAAAACTTACCTATTATAGTAGCAGATTTAGATGGTGAAGTAGTTGGTTTTGGAAGTTATGGGCAATTTCGCGAAAAGATTGGCTATCAATATACTGTAGAGCATTCTGTATATGTGGTTGATAATGTTATTGGAAAAGGCATTGGATCAAAATTATTGACAGAATTGATTCGGTTAGCAAAAGAGCAAGGTTTTCACGTTATGATTGGTGCTATCGATGCTGATAATGCCGGAAGTATTGCGTTCCATGAGAAATTTGGATTTGTAGCAACGGGAACAATTCGCGAAGTTGGTTATAAATTTGATCATTGGCTGGATTTGGTTTTTATGCAGCTTATATTGGTTTAA
- a CDS encoding thioredoxin family protein, with translation MRFIYILFLFLSLQTVNSQNQFVPDDTPYKTALENAKLQNKPLFVMLYADWCPHCNLMKKEVLSDPNVMAFLKENYVCAWKNIEKEEGIALKDKYNTKSLPTFLFIDPNSETLLYALKGEMKTPEFMTEIKYALNSRMQLPYLEKEFLADPSNSTKFFAYLNTLKKGKDRTDLSIPTHIYLNTQSDAQLVSETNWRVIANGVTDIKSREFQYVLKHQKEFAAVASQNRVDRKVESIVTELLRPYVDNLDTINYYKQREVAKSIKLQKTDSLVFKFDLTLAERTEKWQFYKKVTLEDTQKLVWNDASFLKDIGQTYLKHISDAESLKKSILWVKHSVELNDSYDGNLLLARLYNKIKDKKLALQYAKDAKEICAEMTWSTKEVDTLLAELSSK, from the coding sequence ATGCGTTTTATATATATACTCTTTCTTTTTTTGTCGTTGCAAACTGTAAATTCTCAAAATCAGTTTGTTCCGGATGATACTCCTTATAAAACAGCACTGGAAAATGCAAAACTGCAAAACAAACCTCTTTTCGTAATGCTTTACGCAGATTGGTGTCCGCATTGTAATCTAATGAAGAAAGAAGTTTTAAGTGATCCAAATGTCATGGCTTTTCTGAAAGAAAATTACGTTTGTGCCTGGAAAAACATTGAAAAAGAAGAAGGAATCGCTCTCAAAGACAAGTATAACACTAAATCTTTGCCTACTTTCTTGTTTATTGATCCAAATAGCGAAACGCTTTTATATGCTTTGAAAGGCGAAATGAAAACGCCGGAATTTATGACAGAAATAAAATATGCTTTGAATTCCAGAATGCAATTGCCATATTTAGAGAAAGAATTTCTTGCTGATCCAAGTAATTCAACTAAGTTTTTTGCGTATTTGAATACTTTAAAAAAAGGAAAAGACAGAACTGATTTATCGATTCCAACTCATATTTATCTTAATACGCAATCTGATGCTCAATTAGTTTCTGAAACCAATTGGCGCGTAATTGCAAATGGTGTTACGGATATAAAATCGAGAGAGTTTCAATATGTTTTAAAACATCAAAAAGAGTTTGCAGCCGTGGCTTCGCAGAATCGTGTAGATCGAAAAGTAGAAAGTATTGTGACAGAATTACTTCGTCCTTATGTTGATAATTTAGATACCATAAATTACTATAAACAACGTGAAGTTGCAAAATCTATAAAACTTCAAAAAACAGATTCTCTTGTTTTTAAGTTTGACTTGACATTGGCAGAAAGAACTGAAAAATGGCAATTTTATAAAAAAGTAACTCTTGAAGATACTCAGAAATTGGTTTGGAACGATGCCAGTTTTCTTAAAGATATTGGGCAAACGTATCTAAAACATATTTCTGATGCCGAAAGCTTGAAAAAATCTATTTTGTGGGTAAAACATTCTGTCGAATTAAATGATTCTTATGACGGAAACCTACTCCTGGCGAGACTTTACAATAAAATAAAGGATAAAAAACTAGCTTTGCAATATGCTAAAGATGCGAAAGAAATTTGCGCCGAAATGACCTGGAGCACCAAAGAAGTTGATACTTTATTGGCGGAATTAAGTTCTAAATAG
- the menD gene encoding 2-succinyl-5-enolpyruvyl-6-hydroxy-3-cyclohexene-1-carboxylic-acid synthase, with protein sequence MIYPKIALAQSIIEIFSAKGIQNIIISPGSRNAPLTIGFAQNSNFKCYSIADERCAAFFALGIAQQTKQPTAIVCTSGSALLNYYPAFAEAFYSQIPLIVVSADRPQSKIDIGDGQTIRQENVFQNHSVFNANLTEDASLENDLKINKAIETAILQKGPVHINAPFEEPLYETVEELLVQSTITHSEEILGTKIIENSEEVISKWNLAKKKLILVGVNEANSINQSIIENFAKDASIVVLTETTSNLHHPSFVASIDTLITPFEDADFLAFQPEILVTFGGMIVSKRIKAFLRKYKPKEHWHIDTLRAYDTFNALTNHFVMQPNDFFSELLPKAIFAESDYFSKIEKIYDLRKIRRQEYLEKTVFSDFKAFEKLIESLPKNSQLQISNSSAIRYAQLIDIDPSIEVFCNRGTSGIDGSTSTAIGAAVGSQKQNVFVTGDISFLYDSNALWNSYIPKNFKIILINNGGGGIFRILPGHEEKPVFNTFFETSHHLTAEHLAKMYKMNYYTASDSDSLEKNIESLYNNNDEPTILEVFTPTLENDVILKRFFKELV encoded by the coding sequence ATGATTTACCCCAAAATAGCGCTTGCACAAAGCATTATCGAAATATTTTCTGCAAAAGGAATCCAAAATATCATAATTTCTCCAGGTTCAAGAAACGCACCCTTAACAATAGGATTTGCCCAAAATTCAAACTTCAAATGTTACAGCATTGCTGACGAACGTTGTGCAGCTTTTTTTGCATTAGGAATAGCACAACAAACCAAACAGCCAACAGCAATTGTTTGTACATCAGGATCTGCTTTGTTAAATTATTATCCGGCTTTTGCCGAAGCATTTTACAGTCAGATTCCGTTAATTGTGGTTTCAGCAGATCGACCGCAAAGCAAAATTGATATTGGAGACGGACAAACCATTCGTCAGGAAAATGTTTTTCAGAATCATTCCGTATTCAATGCCAATTTAACTGAAGATGCATCACTTGAAAACGATCTGAAAATTAATAAAGCAATCGAAACTGCTATTCTTCAAAAAGGTCCTGTTCATATTAATGCACCATTTGAAGAACCTTTATACGAAACTGTCGAAGAACTTTTAGTTCAATCAACAATAACGCATTCAGAAGAAATTCTTGGAACTAAAATTATTGAAAATAGCGAAGAAGTTATTTCAAAATGGAATTTAGCCAAGAAAAAATTAATTTTAGTTGGTGTAAATGAAGCAAATTCTATTAATCAAAGTATAATCGAAAATTTTGCTAAAGATGCTTCAATTGTAGTACTTACAGAAACTACTTCAAACCTGCATCATCCAAGTTTTGTTGCTAGTATTGATACTTTAATTACACCATTTGAAGATGCTGATTTTCTTGCATTTCAACCGGAAATATTAGTGACTTTTGGGGGAATGATTGTTTCAAAACGAATTAAGGCTTTTCTACGAAAGTACAAACCAAAAGAACATTGGCATATTGATACTTTACGTGCTTATGATACTTTCAATGCATTGACGAATCATTTTGTGATGCAGCCAAATGATTTTTTCAGTGAATTACTTCCTAAAGCAATCTTTGCAGAAAGTGATTATTTTTCGAAAATTGAAAAGATTTATGATCTAAGAAAAATCAGAAGACAAGAATATCTTGAAAAAACTGTTTTTTCTGATTTTAAAGCATTTGAAAAACTAATCGAATCTTTGCCTAAAAACAGTCAATTGCAAATCAGTAATAGTTCTGCAATACGATACGCACAATTAATTGATATTGATCCTTCGATAGAAGTTTTTTGCAATCGAGGAACAAGCGGAATCGACGGTAGTACATCAACCGCAATTGGTGCGGCTGTTGGTAGTCAAAAGCAAAATGTTTTTGTAACCGGAGATATTAGTTTCTTATATGACAGTAATGCTTTATGGAACTCTTATATTCCTAAAAATTTCAAAATTATTTTGATTAATAATGGAGGAGGAGGGATTTTCAGAATCTTACCGGGACATGAAGAAAAACCTGTTTTTAATACCTTTTTTGAAACTTCTCATCATTTGACTGCTGAGCATTTGGCAAAAATGTATAAGATGAATTATTATACTGCATCAGATTCAGATTCTTTAGAAAAAAATATTGAATCACTTTATAATAATAATGATGAACCAACGATTTTAGAAGTTTTCACGCCAACTTTAGAAAATGATGTGATTCTCAAAAGGTTCTTTAAAGAATTAGTATAA
- a CDS encoding DUF2853 family protein, with product MSAREELIKKYAADLKDKCGVTPNMDLLTKVTIGCGPSIYNPDASTVAATQHSEIDTVKNNFLIKKLGLPNGPELEAAIHAVLEKYGHSNKHKYRAVVYYLLTVHFKKESIYNK from the coding sequence ATGAGCGCAAGAGAAGAGTTAATTAAAAAATATGCAGCCGACTTAAAAGATAAATGCGGAGTAACACCAAATATGGATTTGCTTACAAAAGTAACTATTGGTTGCGGACCGTCAATATACAATCCAGATGCTTCAACAGTTGCAGCAACTCAACATTCTGAAATAGATACGGTTAAAAACAATTTCCTGATTAAGAAATTAGGATTACCAAATGGACCGGAATTAGAAGCAGCAATTCATGCAGTTCTTGAAAAATACGGACATTCGAATAAACATAAATACAGAGCTGTTGTTTATTATCTTTTGACAGTACACTTCAAAAAAGAAAGTATTTATAACAAATAG
- a CDS encoding S1-like domain-containing RNA-binding protein, with product MIEIGKYNTLTILRDTKVGLFLGNPEKDPEGIHDILLPNKYVPNEFEIGEELIVFVYLDHEQRPVATTLEPYILLNEFSLLRVNYTNQVGAFMDWGMEKDILVPFKEQARPMEKGKRYLVYLYMDEKTKRLVASSKLNQFLSNENLTVEKGEEVDLIVSHITELGINVIINEQHKGLLYKDEVYDDAIRTGDRMRGYIKNIRPDNKIDVALQAQGYQSIEPNAEKILDELRANRGFLRLNDASHPEDIKTVLKMSKKTFKKAIGALYKEKLIEIKEDGIYLVKE from the coding sequence ATGATTGAAATAGGAAAATACAATACCCTTACTATATTACGTGATACCAAAGTTGGTTTATTTTTAGGAAATCCTGAAAAAGATCCTGAAGGAATTCACGACATTTTATTACCAAACAAATACGTTCCAAATGAATTTGAAATAGGCGAGGAGCTTATTGTTTTCGTTTATTTGGACCACGAACAACGTCCGGTTGCAACAACGCTGGAACCTTATATTTTGCTGAATGAATTTTCACTTCTAAGAGTAAATTACACCAATCAGGTTGGTGCATTTATGGATTGGGGAATGGAAAAAGACATTCTTGTTCCGTTTAAAGAGCAAGCTCGTCCTATGGAAAAAGGAAAACGCTATTTGGTTTATCTTTATATGGATGAAAAAACCAAACGTTTAGTAGCTTCAAGTAAATTGAATCAATTTTTAAGCAATGAAAACTTAACTGTTGAAAAAGGAGAAGAAGTTGACTTGATTGTTTCACATATAACCGAACTAGGAATCAATGTAATCATCAATGAACAACACAAAGGATTGTTGTACAAAGATGAAGTTTATGATGATGCAATAAGAACTGGAGACAGAATGCGTGGTTATATAAAGAATATTCGTCCTGACAATAAAATAGATGTTGCATTGCAAGCTCAAGGATATCAAAGTATTGAGCCAAATGCAGAAAAGATTTTAGACGAATTAAGAGCCAATCGTGGTTTTTTACGTCTAAACGACGCTTCGCATCCTGAAGATATCAAAACGGTATTGAAAATGAGTAAAAAAACCTTCAAAAAAGCAATTGGAGCTCTTTACAAAGAAAAACTTATAGAAATCAAAGAAGACGGAATTTACCTTGTAAAAGAATAA
- a CDS encoding 1,4-dihydroxy-2-naphthoyl-CoA synthase — translation MDWITAREFEDITYKKCNGVARIAFNRPNVRNAFRPKTTSELYQAFYDAQEDTSIGVVLLSAEGPSTKDGVYSFCSGGDQNARGHQGYVGEDGQHRLNILEVQRLIRFMPKVVIAVVPGWAVGGGHSLHVVCDMTLASKEHAIFKQTDADVTSFDGGYGSAYLAKMVGQKKAREIFFLGRNYSAQEAMDMGMVNAVIPHDELEDTAYQWAQEILQKSPTSIKMLKFAMNLTDDGMVGQQVFAGEATRLAYMTEEAKEGRNAFLEKRKPNFGENKWLP, via the coding sequence ATGGATTGGATTACTGCCAGAGAATTTGAAGATATAACCTATAAAAAATGTAACGGAGTTGCTAGAATCGCCTTTAACAGACCAAATGTTAGAAACGCATTCCGTCCAAAAACAACCTCAGAATTATACCAGGCTTTTTATGATGCTCAGGAAGACACTTCAATCGGAGTTGTTTTACTTTCTGCCGAAGGGCCGTCGACTAAAGATGGTGTATATTCTTTTTGCAGTGGAGGAGATCAAAATGCACGCGGACATCAGGGTTACGTTGGAGAAGATGGCCAACACCGTTTGAATATTCTTGAAGTTCAGCGTTTAATTCGTTTTATGCCAAAAGTTGTTATTGCAGTTGTTCCAGGTTGGGCAGTTGGTGGCGGACATAGTTTGCACGTAGTTTGCGACATGACTTTGGCGAGTAAAGAACACGCTATTTTTAAACAAACAGATGCCGATGTAACTAGTTTTGATGGTGGTTACGGATCTGCGTATCTGGCAAAAATGGTTGGACAGAAAAAAGCACGTGAGATTTTCTTTTTAGGAAGAAATTATTCTGCACAGGAAGCTATGGATATGGGAATGGTAAATGCTGTAATTCCGCATGACGAGTTAGAAGATACCGCTTATCAATGGGCACAGGAAATTCTGCAAAAATCACCAACTTCTATAAAAATGCTAAAATTCGCCATGAATTTAACAGACGACGGAATGGTTGGACAGCAAGTTTTTGCCGGAGAAGCTACACGCCTGGCTTATATGACTGAAGAAGCAAAAGAAGGAAGAAATGCTTTCTTAGAAAAAAGAAAACCAAACTTTGGTGAAAACAAATGGCTACCTTAA
- the menA gene encoding 1,4-dihydroxy-2-naphthoate octaprenyltransferase, with amino-acid sequence MKHWIEAARLRTLPLSVSGIIVGSIYALSNPTEIINTPTEVFSWKIFGFALLTTLGLQVLSNFANDYGDGVKGTDNADRVGPQRAIQSGIITPQAMKKAIIITSVLTLLSAIILIYFAFGQDNFGYSIFFLLLGIAAIVSAIRYTVGNSAYGYKGFGDLFVFIFFGLVSTLGVNFLYSKEVDPLLILPAISIGLLSVGVLNLNNMRDEESDRKSGKNTIVVKMGGAKAKIYHFTLIITAMLLVVIFAFLSDYNFDQYLFLLAYIPLTKHLITVYKNQNPKLLDPELKKLALSTFLLSILLTVCMISLISDIIVNLFLGGR; translated from the coding sequence ATGAAACATTGGATTGAAGCCGCACGTTTGCGCACATTACCTTTATCAGTTTCGGGAATTATAGTAGGAAGTATTTATGCTTTATCAAACCCAACAGAAATCATCAATACACCAACAGAAGTATTTAGCTGGAAAATCTTTGGTTTTGCACTACTAACAACATTAGGTTTACAGGTTTTATCCAATTTTGCAAATGATTATGGAGACGGAGTAAAAGGTACTGATAATGCCGATAGAGTTGGTCCTCAAAGAGCAATTCAGAGCGGTATTATTACGCCTCAGGCAATGAAAAAAGCAATTATAATTACATCTGTATTGACCTTATTATCAGCTATTATTCTGATATATTTTGCTTTTGGACAAGACAATTTCGGATATTCAATCTTTTTCTTATTACTTGGAATCGCGGCAATTGTTTCAGCAATTCGTTATACAGTAGGAAACTCAGCTTACGGATATAAAGGATTCGGAGACTTATTTGTCTTCATATTCTTCGGACTTGTAAGTACGTTGGGCGTGAACTTTTTATATTCAAAAGAAGTAGATCCGCTTTTAATCTTACCGGCAATTTCTATCGGATTGTTAAGCGTTGGTGTTTTAAATCTGAACAATATGCGCGATGAAGAATCAGACAGAAAATCAGGGAAAAACACAATCGTCGTTAAAATGGGCGGAGCGAAAGCAAAGATTTATCACTTCACATTGATAATTACAGCAATGCTTTTGGTAGTTATTTTTGCCTTTTTAAGCGATTATAATTTCGATCAATATTTGTTTTTATTGGCTTATATACCTTTAACTAAACATTTAATTACCGTTTATAAAAACCAAAACCCTAAGCTTTTAGATCCGGAATTAAAAAAACTGGCGCTTAGTACATTTTTACTTTCAATATTATTGACAGTTTGTATGATTTCATTAATTTCAGACATTATTGTTAATCTATTTTTAGGAGGCAGATAA
- a CDS encoding metal-dependent hydrolase, with amino-acid sequence MKITFYGHASLGIEVGGKHIIVDPFITGNPHASAIDINTLKADYILLTHAHGDHVLDVEAIAKRTNATIVSGAEITSYYAQREFKAHPMNHGGSWQFDFGKVKYVSAIHSSSFPDGTYGGNPGGFVIEGEHKNIYIAGDTALTMDMKLIPLRTKLDLAILPIGNNFTMDVEDAIIASDFVECDKVLGYHFDTFGYIKIDHEESIRKFFNKGKDLMLLEIGESIEL; translated from the coding sequence ATGAAAATCACATTTTACGGACACGCTTCTTTAGGCATTGAAGTTGGAGGAAAACATATTATTGTTGACCCTTTCATTACAGGAAATCCACACGCATCAGCAATTGACATAAATACCTTAAAAGCAGATTATATTTTGCTTACACACGCACATGGCGATCATGTTCTGGACGTTGAAGCGATTGCAAAACGCACAAATGCAACGATCGTTTCTGGTGCCGAAATCACAAGTTATTACGCTCAAAGAGAATTTAAAGCACATCCAATGAATCATGGAGGAAGCTGGCAATTTGACTTTGGAAAAGTAAAATATGTAAGCGCAATACACTCCAGTTCATTCCCTGACGGAACTTACGGCGGAAATCCCGGAGGTTTTGTAATCGAAGGCGAGCACAAAAATATCTATATTGCCGGAGATACTGCATTGACAATGGATATGAAACTGATTCCGTTACGTACAAAACTGGATTTAGCAATACTTCCTATCGGTAACAATTTTACAATGGATGTTGAAGACGCTATTATTGCTTCAGACTTTGTAGAATGCGATAAAGTCTTAGGATATCATTTTGACACTTTTGGTTACATCAAAATTGATCACGAAGAATCAATTCGTAAATTTTTCAATAAAGGAAAAGATTTGATGCTTCTTGAAATTGGAGAATCAATAGAATTATAA
- a CDS encoding DUF2199 domain-containing protein, translating into MDEIKFICECCGEEHVSWPALTFNSPNSYHNLSEQEKEEIAVIDQDFCVIKYSDQEINLFIRCVLIQKVNDHCEDLEYGFWVSLSETSFKDYLENFDNENHETQYFGSLSNYISQYQFSNSIPTTVVTKSGNDRPEIFPHQDFDHPFVKDYYEGITKEEAEKRISEMLKN; encoded by the coding sequence ATGGACGAAATTAAATTTATTTGCGAATGTTGCGGAGAAGAACATGTTAGTTGGCCCGCACTTACGTTCAATTCGCCAAATAGCTATCATAATCTTTCTGAACAGGAAAAAGAAGAAATAGCAGTAATCGATCAGGATTTTTGCGTTATAAAATATTCAGACCAGGAAATAAATCTCTTTATTAGATGCGTTCTAATTCAGAAAGTTAACGATCATTGCGAAGATTTAGAATATGGTTTTTGGGTTTCCTTAAGCGAAACAAGTTTTAAAGATTATCTTGAAAACTTTGACAATGAAAATCACGAAACGCAATATTTTGGATCGCTATCCAATTATATTTCACAATATCAATTCTCAAATAGTATCCCAACAACAGTTGTTACTAAAAGCGGTAACGACAGACCCGAAATTTTTCCGCATCAGGATTTTGATCATCCATTTGTAAAAGATTATTACGAAGGAATCACAAAAGAAGAAGCTGAAAAAAGAATTAGCGAAATGTTAAAAAATTAG
- a CDS encoding tetratricopeptide repeat protein — MNLKKVALFLLIAVSYSSYAQKDGYWDKERATTKEIIVSARDRILLKTEDLPVGTTEIVYRITLLDENQQMANSLVSVLKAIPDPTGISQGSAGAVFLMSKISGDDTCSYALFTASDSAKKYVDDGKTDKACFAQEEPLSKDAKRLSLDKSSCLGDKINTIWFGFHSKNWLLNQKIVLEVVPWVDTKLNRGWNQDNKNEIISLCKTSTMAQKMANSDDFCVCILDKIMKQYRYTEFQKLLPIEKNKVYKDFGNTCYKDADISKNVFNDLRTQIASLIKAQKYNEAIPKLNTIINDGKATAVDYSSIGYCYILTKQYAKAIKFLKEGEKLDDTELLVKLNLAHVYLVNDEYSEAKAIYKKYQTQNVTDSLSWKEKTKQDFTVFQKAGLPSKDFEKILNLYN; from the coding sequence ATGAATTTAAAAAAAGTTGCCCTGTTTCTTTTAATTGCAGTTTCTTATAGTTCATACGCCCAAAAAGATGGTTATTGGGATAAAGAACGTGCCACGACAAAAGAAATTATAGTTTCTGCCCGCGATCGAATCCTTCTTAAAACCGAAGATTTACCCGTAGGAACAACTGAAATTGTTTATAGAATAACACTTCTGGACGAAAATCAACAAATGGCAAATAGTTTAGTTTCAGTGCTAAAAGCAATTCCGGATCCAACCGGAATCAGTCAGGGTTCAGCCGGAGCAGTTTTTTTAATGTCAAAAATTTCTGGTGACGATACTTGTTCATATGCACTTTTTACCGCAAGTGATAGTGCTAAAAAGTATGTTGATGACGGAAAAACAGACAAAGCTTGTTTCGCTCAGGAAGAACCGTTGAGTAAAGATGCAAAGCGATTATCACTTGATAAATCTTCTTGTTTAGGAGATAAAATAAACACAATTTGGTTTGGTTTTCATAGCAAAAACTGGTTGTTGAATCAGAAAATAGTTTTGGAAGTTGTGCCTTGGGTTGATACAAAATTAAATCGTGGTTGGAATCAAGACAATAAAAACGAAATTATAAGCCTTTGTAAAACATCGACAATGGCGCAAAAAATGGCCAATTCTGATGATTTTTGCGTTTGTATTCTGGATAAAATCATGAAACAATATCGCTACACCGAATTTCAGAAATTATTACCAATCGAAAAAAATAAGGTTTACAAAGATTTCGGGAATACTTGTTACAAAGACGCTGATATTTCTAAAAACGTTTTTAATGATTTAAGAACTCAGATTGCATCATTGATAAAAGCTCAGAAATACAATGAAGCAATTCCGAAATTAAATACAATTATAAACGACGGAAAAGCAACAGCGGTTGATTATAGTTCTATTGGATATTGTTATATTTTAACGAAGCAATATGCAAAAGCGATCAAATTCCTTAAAGAAGGAGAAAAACTAGACGACACAGAGTTATTGGTAAAATTAAATTTAGCGCATGTTTATTTGGTAAATGACGAATATAGCGAAGCAAAAGCTATTTATAAAAAATATCAAACACAGAACGTTACAGATAGTTTGAGCTGGAAAGAAAAAACAAAACAAGATTTTACTGTTTTCCAAAAAGCCGGATTACCATCAAAAGACTTCGAGAAAATTTTAAATCTTTATAATTAA
- a CDS encoding o-succinylbenzoate synthase: MKATYHKYMLEFKRPSGTSRGIMTEKETWFIVLEENGKKGIGECGILRGLSADDREDYEEKLQWTCQNIHLGETVLWEALLEFPSIQFGIEIAFLSLKSENPYVLFPSDFTNNSKSIVINGLVWMGEASFMKEQIEEKIANGFTCVKLKIGAIDFEKELELLHFIRSYFSVEEIEIRVDANGAFPLDEALNKLEQLNKFQLHSIEQPIKSGNIEAMAELCKNTPFPIALDEELIGVFSLEEKEKLLLQIKPQYIILKPSFIGGFRGTLEWINLANKYNIGWWITSALESNIGLNAIAQWTFLQNSDMPQGLGTGALYTNNFDCPLEVLQGQLWYNKGNNWDSSFLEKA, translated from the coding sequence TTGAAAGCAACTTACCATAAATACATGCTCGAGTTTAAGCGTCCTTCGGGAACTTCGCGCGGCATTATGACTGAGAAAGAAACCTGGTTTATTGTTCTTGAAGAGAATGGTAAAAAAGGAATAGGTGAGTGCGGAATACTTCGTGGTTTGAGCGCTGATGATCGGGAAGATTATGAAGAAAAACTGCAATGGACTTGCCAGAATATTCATTTAGGAGAAACAGTACTTTGGGAAGCTTTGTTAGAATTTCCTTCAATACAATTCGGAATTGAAATAGCTTTTTTATCCCTTAAAAGTGAAAATCCATATGTATTGTTTCCGTCAGATTTCACCAATAATTCAAAATCAATTGTTATAAATGGTTTAGTCTGGATGGGAGAAGCTTCATTCATGAAAGAACAAATTGAAGAAAAAATAGCCAATGGTTTTACCTGTGTCAAACTTAAAATTGGCGCAATAGATTTCGAAAAAGAACTTGAATTATTACACTTTATCAGAAGTTATTTTTCTGTTGAAGAAATAGAAATTCGTGTAGATGCAAATGGCGCATTTCCTTTAGATGAAGCTTTAAATAAACTGGAACAACTTAATAAATTCCAATTACATAGTATCGAGCAGCCAATAAAGAGCGGAAACATTGAAGCGATGGCTGAATTGTGCAAAAATACTCCGTTTCCAATTGCACTAGATGAAGAATTGATTGGAGTATTTTCATTAGAAGAAAAAGAAAAATTACTGCTTCAGATCAAACCTCAATATATAATTCTGAAACCAAGTTTTATTGGCGGATTCAGAGGAACATTAGAGTGGATAAATTTAGCCAATAAATACAATATTGGTTGGTGGATTACATCTGCCTTAGAAAGCAACATTGGCTTAAATGCTATTGCACAATGGACATTTCTTCAAAATTCAGATATGCCGCAAGGTTTAGGTACTGGAGCACTTTATACCAATAATTTCGATTGTCCGCTTGAAGTTTTACAAGGGCAATTATGGTATAATAAAGGTAATAACTGGGATTCTTCTTTTCTGGAAAAAGCATAA